The genomic interval GTACAGGGGACAGTGGTATTCGTACTCCCGGAGGGAAGGACGCGCCATGAGCGAAACCGACTGGGGGGACGACGTCTACCAGCCCCAGGAACCCGAGGCTTCCGACCCCGGCGAACAGCTCGACGCCGGGGACACACTTATGGACCCGTCCGGCACCGGCGACCCGCTGGACGAGGGCTACGCTCCGCCGGACCGCCCCTGGGTCGTCGACGGCCTCGGCACCACGGCCGACGAGCGGCGCACCGGCGAGTCCCTCGAAGCCCGGCTGACCAGGGAAGTGCCCGAGCCGGACGGTACCGCCGGCGACGGCGTGGGCGATCTGGTGGACGGCGACGGCGAGCCGTGGGACGACGAGGTCGGCGTCGCCCGCGCCGGACGGCTGACCCAGCAGGCGGACGGAAGTGTCCCGGCCACCCTCACCGCCAGCGACGTGGGCATCGACGGGGCTGCGGCGTCGGCCGAGGAGGCCGCGATGCACGTGATCCCCGAGCCGGGGGACGACGCCGCTCTCCTGGAGGCCGGCCCGGCGCCCGGAACCGGCCCCTCCACCAGTGGCGGGGCCGCCTCGCCCTCGCCGTGAGCGGCCCGTCGGCGAGCGCCCGCCCCTGAACGCGGCTGTCCCCGGGCCCGTACTCCCCTGC from Streptomyces sp. CA-278952 carries:
- a CDS encoding DUF5709 domain-containing protein; amino-acid sequence: MSETDWGDDVYQPQEPEASDPGEQLDAGDTLMDPSGTGDPLDEGYAPPDRPWVVDGLGTTADERRTGESLEARLTREVPEPDGTAGDGVGDLVDGDGEPWDDEVGVARAGRLTQQADGSVPATLTASDVGIDGAAASAEEAAMHVIPEPGDDAALLEAGPAPGTGPSTSGGAASPSP